From Danio aesculapii chromosome 18, fDanAes4.1, whole genome shotgun sequence, a single genomic window includes:
- the si:ch211-136a13.1 gene encoding HHIP-like protein 1, translated as MRGPTLCVCVLLLVLSPPQGKAHPQCLDYKPPFQPLEPLLFCKEYAKFGCCDLERDQQISRRFQHIMDYFDHTGFTACGKYIRNILCQECSPYSAHLYDAEDANTPMRELPGLCGNYCNDYWLHCRYTLSLLTNNNHTYAIEEDRGKFCKYLELKDPEYCYPNVLSNDELNANLGDVKADPQGCIQLCLEEVANGLRNPVAMVHANDGTHRFFVAEQLGFVWTYLPNGSRIDRPFLNLTRAVLTSPWAGDERGFLCIALHPQFTKVKKVYVYYSVSVKRQEKIRISEFTVSESDMNMLDHSSERTLLEVDEPASNHNGGQLLFGLDGYLYIFIGDGGKAGDPFGKFGNSQNKSTLLGKALRIDVDNNDYGAPYSIPPDNPFVGEAESRPEIYAYGVRNMWRCSVDRGDAISGSGRGRMLCGDVGQNKYEEVDLIEKGGNYGWRAKEGFSCYDNKLCHNSSLDDILPIFAYPHKIGKSVTGGYIYRGCQMPNLNGLYIFGDFMSGRLMSLKENPETGKWSYKEICMGNDKTCSFSKLINSYYKYIISFGEDEAGELYFLATGAASATARAGVVYKIVDPSRRAPPGKCSFKPSPVNIKGKLIHFNPKEEFVINKKPSTTPAPKPKPTKPSTTTRPQTTTRRTPPAPTVRQSTPRPRVHHTKPPSLTTARPTYWTTAPRTTAKTQTSRPSKRGRGKPRRKGDRRGRPRAGTVRIVSADLRKDRGRVEIFVRGEWGTVCDDLFNIQAAAVVCRQMGFPVAVRVAKRAEFGAGGLGVRIMLDDVECEGTERTLLHCKHAKLGKNNCSHDEDVGVVCGHYEHAVE; from the exons ATGCGCGGCCCgactctgtgcgtgtgtgtgctgctgCTCGTGCTCTCTCCTCCGCAGGGTAAAGCCCACCCGCAGTGCCTGGACTACAAGCCCCCGTTCCAGCCTCTTGAACCCCTGCTCTTCTGCAAGGAATATGCCAAGTTTGGGTGCTGTGATCTGGAGCGGGACCAGCAGATCTCCCGCCGCTTCCAGCACATCATGGATTACTTCGATCACACGGGATTCACGGCCTGTGGGAAATACATCCGCAATATACTGTGCCAG GAATGCTCTCCATATTCAGCACATCTGTACGATGCAGAAGACGCAAACACACCGATGCGGGAGCTTCCAGGCCTCTGCGGAAACTACTGCAATGATTACTGGCTCCACTGTCGATACACACTCAGCCTCCTGACCAATAACAACCACACTTACGCTATCGAAGAAGACCGAGGCAAGTTCTGCAAATACCTGGAGCTGAAAGATCCCGAGTACTGTTACCCAAACGTCCTGTCCAACGATGAGCTCAATGCAAATCTGGGAGACGTCAAGGCGGATCCGCAAGGGTGTATTCAGTTATGCCTTGAAGAAGTGGCTAATGGGCTACGCAATCCAGTAGCGATGGTGCACGCTAATGATGGTACGCATCGATTCTTTGTGGCCGAGCAGCTGGGTTTTGTGTGGACTTACTTGCCGAATGGTTCTCGGATTGACAGGCCGTTCCTGAATCTGACCCGAGCCGTTCTGACATCGCCGTGGGCTGGAGATGAACGCGGGTTTCTCTGTATCGCCCTGCATCCGCAATTCACCAAGGTGAAAAAGGTCTACGTTTACTACTCGGTGTCTGTGAAGAGGCAGGAGAAGATCCGCATCAGTGAGTTCACCGTGTCCGAGTCAGATATGAACATGCTGGATCACTCCTCAGAAAG GACACTTCTAGAAGTCGATGAGCCGGCATCAAACCACAACGGGGGCCAGTTACTGTTTGGGTTGGACGGATATCTGTACATATTCATAGGAGATGGAGGAAAAGCGGGAGACCCTTTCGGAAAGTTTGGCAATTCTCAAAACAA GTCCACTCTTCTAGGCAAAGCCCTGCGGATTGACGTGGACAATAATGACTACGGCGCCCCCTACAGCATCCCACCAGACAACCCGTTTGTGGGAGAAGCAGAATCCAGACCTGAGATCTACGCCTACGGTGTGAGGAACATGTGGAGATGCTCAGTGGACAGAGGAGATGCAATCAGCGGAAGCGGACGAGGACGGATGCTCTGCGGAGACGTGGGACAGAACAAATACGAGGAGGTGGATCTGATTGAAAAAGGAGGGAATTATGGGTGGAGAGCCAAAGAGGGATTCTCCTGTTACGACAACAAACTCTGCCATAATTCATCACTTG ATGACATCCTTCCGATTTTTGCTTACCCGCATAAAATTGGCAAGTCTGTAACGGGCGGCTACATCTACAGAGGCTGTCAGATGCCCAATCTCAATGGTCTGTATATCTTTGGGGACTTTATGAGTGG GCGACTGATGTCCCTAAAGGAGAATCCTGAGACTGGAAAATGGAGCTATAAGGAGATTTGTATGGGCAACGACAAAACCTGCAGTTTCTCCAAGCTCATAAACAGCTACTACAAGTACATCATATCATTCGGTGAAGACGAGGCCG gtGAGCTCTACTTTCTTGCTACAGGAGCGGCTAGTGCTACAGCCAGAGCTGGAGTGGTGTATAAAATAGTGGATCCATCAAG GAGGGCTCCACCAGGGAAATGCAGCTTCAAGCCCAGTCCAGTCAACATAAAGGGCAAACTGATTCACTTCAATCCCAAAGAAG AGTTTGTCATCAACAAAAAACCCTCCACAACTCCCGCACCCAAGCCCAAACCCACCAAACCCAGCACAACCACTCGTCCCCAAACAACAACCCGCAGGACTCCTCCAGCGCCCACCGTCCGCCAATCCACACCGCGACCACGAGTCCACCACACGAAACCTCCATCCCTGACCACAGCCAGACCAACATACTGGACCACAGCTCCCAGAACCACTGCAAAAACACAAACCAGCAGACCCAGCAAACGAGGACGGGGCAAACCCAGGAGGAAAGGGGACCGGCGGGGGCGTCCTCGAGCCGGGACGGTGAGGATAGTCAGCGCAGATTTACGGAAAGATCGTGGGCGGGTGGAGATATTTGTGCGTGGGGAATGGGGAACAGTGTGCGATGATTTGTTTAATATACAGGCGGCGGCGGTGGTCTGCAGACAGATGGGCTTTCCTGTGGCAGTACGAGTGGCCAAAAGAGCCGAATTTGGGGCTGGAGGCCTAGGAGTCCGGATTATGCTGGACGATGTGGAGTGTGAAGGAACAGAACGCACCTTACTGCACTGCAAACACGCCAAACTGGGCAAAAACAACTGCTCTCATGACGAGGACGTCGGGGTGGTGTGTGGACATTATGAGCATGCAGTTGAGTGA